A stretch of the Tardiphaga sp. 709 genome encodes the following:
- a CDS encoding ferritin-like domain-containing protein yields MAKKPKLLADLFHDTLKDVYFAEKKIFTTLPKMAKAAHDKGLKAAFLKHQKETAGQIKRLESVFKIAGKKPVAKTCAAIMGITKEGTEIMTEYKGMPALDAGLLAVAQAVEHYEMSRYGTLRTWAQELGMSDAASLLDATLKEEKATDAALTSLAKSVVNVEAEAEM; encoded by the coding sequence ATGGCTAAAAAGCCCAAGCTGCTCGCCGACCTTTTCCACGATACCCTCAAGGATGTGTATTTCGCCGAGAAGAAGATCTTCACAACCCTGCCGAAGATGGCGAAGGCCGCTCACGACAAGGGCCTGAAGGCGGCCTTCCTGAAACATCAGAAGGAAACCGCAGGTCAGATCAAGCGCCTAGAGAGCGTGTTCAAGATTGCCGGCAAGAAGCCCGTCGCGAAGACCTGTGCAGCCATCATGGGCATCACGAAGGAGGGTACCGAGATCATGACCGAGTACAAGGGCATGCCCGCGCTCGATGCCGGCCTCCTGGCAGTCGCTCAGGCGGTGGAGCATTACGAGATGTCTCGCTACGGCACGCTCCGTACATGGGCGCAAGAACTGGGCATGTCGGATGCGGCCTCGTTGCTCGACGCGACTCTGAAGGAAGAGAAGGCTACGGACGCTGCGCTGACCAGTCTGGCAAAGTCGGTCGTCAACGTCGAAGCTGAAGCCGAGATGTGA